GGGCTGGACGATTGACGAAGCGCCGGCTCGGATCGGCGAGGCATATCGCGAGCCGCCGCGCGCGATGATCGTTCGCAATCGCGATGAAGCGCGCATTCGCGCGGAAACGTGGCACGCACCGGTCCCACACATCACACCAGAGATGGCGCTCGCGGCGGGAATGCACCACATCACCGCGATTGGTTCGGACATTCACCGGACACACGCGTTCTATGGCGACTTGCTCGGCATGCGGCGTGTCAAGATGACGTCTAACTTCGACGACCCGACATCGGCGCACTGGTACTGGGGCGCTGGCGATGGCAAACCCGGCACACTCATCACGTACTTTGAACGCGACCCACGCAGCGAACCACATGCGCGACTGGGGACTGGTCAAACGCATCATTTTGCGCTCGCGGTGTCGGACGACAACAGCCAACTCGAATGGCGCGAGAAACTCGTACGCGCGGGACTGGGTGTGTCACCCGTGATGGATCGCGTTTACTTCAAAAGCATTTACACGCGCGATCCCGACGGGCACATCGTCGAATTAGCGACGGCCGGTCCGGGTTTTGCGGTGGATGAGGACGCGAGCGAACTGGGTACGCATCTCCGGCTCCCTCCCTGGCTTGAGGAACATCGCGCCGACATCGAAGCGAATCTGCAACCGCTCGCCGCCGACGCGTTGGAACCGGCATGAGTCCCTCGCTTCATCGAGACGAACCGGTTTTCATCACCGGCGCACCGCTCGACCGCGCGCGCATCGCGATGATTCTCATGCACGGGCGCGGCGCGTCGGCGCAAGACATTCTCACGCTTGGAGACGAATTCGCGCGTGCTGATGTTGCCTATCTCGCGCCGCAAGCGGCAAACCAGACCTGGTATCCGTTTCGCTTTTTCGAACCCATCGAAAAAAACGAACCGTGGCTATCGTCGGCGCTCGCGGTGATCGGAGACCTGTTGGCGCGCATCGCCGCGTCCGGCATTCCCGCCGAACGAACCGTACTCGCCGGATTTTCTCAAGGCGCGTGCCTCGTGGCTGAATTTGCGGCGCGTCACGCGCGGCGATACGGCGGCGTCGTCGCACTTTCCGGTGCGCTGATCGGACCGGATGGCGTCACGCGCCCTACCACCGGCACGCTCGACCAGACCCAGGTTTTCCTGGGATGCGGCGAGGACGATATTCACATTCCTAAAGAACGCGTCCTCGCAACCGAACGCACTTTGCGCGCGCGCGGCGGGAATGTGACCACGCGGTTTTACTCCGACGTGAGACACACGATATACGCCGACGAGATCGAATTCGTCCGTGCAATGTTAGAACAAATCGAGTGACGATTTGACACAGCAGGACTCGAAGTCTAACAACTTTCTTACGGCGATCCAAAACGAATTTGCTATAATCCTGGATGTTCTTACGACACCCAGTTTTTTCGAGACCTTCTGACATCATCTGCCATCGAGCTTTTCAGGCGCAATTGATGCGCACCAAAATAAAACCCAGGAGAGAAGGAGGACAAGAATGAGTAGCCAGACGCCCCCCATTCCCCCCAGTCCCACGACCGGCGGCGACGATAGTTTGCGTAACTATCTCGTGACCGAATTCGTCGAGGACTATCAAGAAGGGCACATCACGCGCCGCGACGCGATTAAAAAACTCGCCGCGATTTTTGGCAGCGCCGCGTTCGCGACGAATTTCCTTGCCGCGTGCGCGCCTGCACCGACTGCGGTGCCACCGACCGCGATGCCGCCGACCGCGATGCCGCCCCCCACGACGGCACCTACCGCGATGCCGCCCACCGCGATGCCACCTCCCACGACAGCACCTACGGCGATGCCACCCACCGCGATGCCGCCTACCGCGACGGCGACTCGCGCCGCGACAAGCGCGGCAACGCCTGCGCCAACCGGAAATCCGGTAACCATCAATCCGAACGACCCAGACATCGAAGCCAGGATGGTCGAGTACGACAGCAAGACGTTCAAGATTGCGGCGTACCTCGCCAAGCCAAAGGGCAACGGACCTTTCCCCATCGTTCTCGTGTGCCACGAAAATCGCGGCTTGCTCGAGCACATCAAAGACGTCGCGCGCCGCTTTGCCAAAGCCGGTTATGCTGCGCTCGCGGTGGATTTGCTTTCGCGTGATGGCGGCACGGAAAAAGTCGGTGCGAATGTGCCAGGCGTGTTGGGCAATGCGCCACCAACCCAGTTCGTCGAAGACTTCCAAGCGGGTCTCAAGTACATGCAAGCGCAAACCTTCGTCGCAAAAGATAAAGTGGGAATGACCGGCTTTTGCTTCGGCGGCGGCATCACATGGCGCTGTGCGACCCAGATGCCGGAATTGCGCGCGGCGGTTCCATACTATGGACCGAACCCGCCGCTCGAAGACATCCCCAACATCAAAGCCGCGGTTCTCGCCATGTATGGCGGCACGGATACGCGCATCAATGCGGGCATCCCAGCCGTCGAGGACGCGTTGAAGAAGGCAAACAAGACGTTCGAGAAGATCATTTACGACGGGGCGGGGCACGCGTTCAACAACGATACCGGCGCAAGTTACAACGCGAACGCCGCTAAAGATGCGTGGGCAAAGATGCTCGCGTGGTTCGACAAGTACGTGAAAGCGTAATCGCGTATGAGAACGCTCCGGCGAGCGTTCCCTACCCAGTCAGTGATCCTACGTAGGGCGCGGACGCCGTTCCGCGCCAATCAAAAGGGGCGACCTGCTCGGTCGCCCCAAATTTTTCAATTCAGACTGAGGAACGGTTTCAATTTCTCCAGGATCGCCGGCTCGTCTCCCGCGCGATAGATGGCGCGTTCTCCGTTGCCACAACTCAGCGCGATCAATTTCGCCAGCTCCCGAAAGCACGAACATGGTTCGAAGCGGCGCGCTTGCGCTTCGGTTTCCCACAGCGTAAATACGCGCACCTCATCCGCCGCGTGATTCACTGCGAACGACGCATCCTTCCAGCCCGGTTGCTCCTGCAATTCCGGTAAAACCGATTCGCGCCACACACGCGTTGCTTCGCCGATCCGATGACTGGACAATCGCAAGTGAATCATACTTACGTACATTCTCGCCTCCCTCGAACGCGGTATCTGAGATCGTGTCGGTCTCTTGCGCATAGTTTACACTCAAACGCGTCGCTTTGCCAGTCCGGAAACTGCTCACTTTTTGTTCACGCGTAGCGACTCGACAGGCGCGTGGCAATCCGCTATAATTCGATCATGCCCATTACGCGATTGTATTTTCTTGGAACGCCGAAACTCGAACTCGATGACGTACCCGCCGACATCACGTCGGTCAAATCCATCGCGCTGCTCGCCTTGCTCGCGATGCAACGCGAGCCGCTCGCGCGCGAGCGCATCCTGGGAATGTTGTGGGCGGAAAGCGCAGACGACGCCGCGCGCAAAAATCTACGTAACGCGTTGTGGAGCATTCGCAAAGCACTCGGCGAGGACGTTATCCGCGCTGACGACGATCACCTCTCGCTCGGTGAATCCGTGTGGGTGGACGCGCGCGAGATGGAGCGGATAGCGGATAGCGAATGGCAAATCGCAGATGGCAAATCGCAGATAGCAGATGTGTCATCTACCATTCGCCTTTCGCCATCCGCTATTGCGCTTTATCGCGGCGAATTTCTCGACGGCATCGCGTTGAGCGACGCGCCGGAATTTGAATTGTGGTTGACTGGCATCCGTGAACGTTTGGCGCAAGCACATTTGCGTTTGCTCGCCGCGCTCGTCGAACAACAACGCGCACGCGCGGATTGGCGCGAGGTCATCACGACTGCGCGCCGCGCGCTCGCCCACGATAATTTACAAGAGCCGATGTATCGCGCGTTGATGCACGCGCACGCGCAACTCGGCGAGCGCGCGGAGGCGCTGCGCGAGTATGACGCGTTGCGAGCCGCGCTCGAACGCGAACTGGGCGTCGCGCCGTTGCCAGAAACCGACGCGCTGCGCGACGCGATTGTTGCCGGGACTATTCGCGCGAGCGAGCCGCCTCAGCCCAGCCCCCGCGCGCGCATATCGCGCGCCGCGCCGTTGCACACTCCACTCGTCGGTCGGCGCGTTGAGATGGACACACTCTCCGATGAATGGAATCTTGTTCAAAGCGGACACACACGCGTCGCAATCATTGTCGGCGAGTTGGGCATTGGCAAATCGCGCTTGTGGCAAGAATGGTCGAGCACCTCCGCGGGCAACGCGCTCGTTCTCGAAACGCGCTGTCTCGATTCGACCCAGTCGCTGCCGTTTGCGCCATTGACGCGCCTGTTTGATCGCGCCGATCTCGCGCGCAGATTGTTCACACCCGCATCGCCCGTCGCGCCGACCTGGCTTGCCGAAGCCGCGCGCTTGTTGCCCGGCATTCGCGCGAACTTGCCATCATTGCCTACGTCCACTCCGCTTTCACCCGAAGAAGAGTGCCTCCGATTGTTCGAAGCACTAGCGCAACTGTTGCTCGCGCTCAAGCAACCGCTCGTGATGTTTGTGGACGACGCGCATTGGGCAGACCGCGCCTCGCTCGACTGGCTTGGCTTTCTCACGCATCGTCTTGCCGATCAACCGCTGTTGCTCGTCATCGCGTATCGTCCCGAGGACGCGCCCGCCGCGCTCTCGCACGTCGTCGCGCGTTGGGCGCGCGAAGGCATTGCGCGCCGGCTCGCGCTCGCGCGTTTGACGCCCGCGGAATGCGCCGCGCTCACCGCGCTGCTCGGCGGCGATCCTGGGTCGATAGAACGCGCGCAAACCCAGAGCGCGGGCAATCCGTACTTTTTGATCGAGCTCTTGCGCGCCGCGCCGAACGATATTCCACCGGCGCTCGGCGAACTGGTGCGCGCGCGGCTCGCCGCATTGCCGGACGCGGCGCAACAAATCGCGCAAGCCGCCGCCGTGCTCGAATCGGATTTCGATCTCGCAATGTTGCGCCGCACGAGCGGTCGCGATGAAGAAGAAACGCTTCAAGCGTTGGATGTGTTGTTGAATGCGAACATTCTCGTCGAGCGACAGAATCAGTACGAGTTCGCGCATCCGCTCGTCGCCGCGATCACACGCGAGGGCATCCACCGCGCGCGCCGTGCGTTTCTACATCGCCGCGCGGCAGAAACGCTCGCCAGTGTGTACGGCGCGCGCGTGCAACCGGTCGCGGGACGCCTCGCCGCGCATTACACCGAAGCGAACGATCCGCCGCGCGCCGCGCGCTTTGCCGAAATCGCGGCGGAGCACGCGCTCGCGCTCGGCGCGCCGGACCAAGCCGCGCAATTTTATCGGCAGGCGCTTGCGAACGAACCGACCCCCGAACGACAGCTAGGACTGGGACGCGTGTTGCAACGCCAGGGCGAACTCGCGGCGGCGCGCGCGTCGTTCGAGGTGGCGAAACGCGAGTACGAACGCGCGGGCAATCTGCGCGGCGCGGCGCGCGCGCAAGTCAATATCGCAGAAACGTATTTTCCAGCCGGACAATTCGCCGAAGGGCAACAGGCGCTCGAACGCGCGCTCAAGTACATGGACACGGACGATGATCCGCTCGCGCACGCGATGGCGCACTTGATGCTCGGCACGGGTCCAACCGGGAATACCTTGCAGACTAACGAAATAGAAAATCATTTGCTCGAAGCCACGCGCCACGCGCAAGAGCACAACCTGCCAGAGATCGCCGCGCGCGGTCAATTTGCCTTGGGTAACCAGCGCGCGGAACGCGGCAACTTGCGCGGCGCGCTCGACGCGTACACGCAATCCATCACGTTTGCGCGCGCGGCGGGAAACGATTATCAAGAAATCCTGGGACACAACAACCTGGCGTACCACGCATTGCTCTTGGGTGAACTCGATACCGCGCGCGAGCACGTCGCGCAAGGATTCGCGCCCGCCGAGGCGCGCGCGTTGCGCGTGGCGTTGCAGTACTTGCACAGCACGCGCGGCGAGATCGCACTCGCGGAAAAAAGATGGCAGGACGCCGAAGATGATTTTCGACGCGGGCTGGTCATCACGGAATCGCTCGGCAATCACGAGCAAGCCGCCAGTTATCGCGCGAATCTCGCGCTCGTCGCGCGCGGGCGCGGCGATTTGGACGCCGCACTGATCGCACTCGAAGAAGCGCGCGATGCGGCAGCGCGGCTCAACGCGCCGCACCTCCAAGCGAAAATCGAACTGTGGCTTGCGGAAGTGTACGCGGAACGCGGCGAACGCGCCGCGTTCGAAGAAGCGCTTGCCCGCGCGGAGGCGCGCCTGAAAGACAGCGGACGCGGCGCGTTGCAGGATTGGGCGCGGCGATTGCGCGAAGACAAAGAGGTTTGGACGCGGACAAACGCAGACAAACGCAGATGAAATATAACTACTCAGCCATCGTGCCATTATCCGCGAATCACGCGAATCTTCGCTAATTTTTTCTTTTCAATCGCGTTATTCGCGTTATTCGCGGATAAATTTGCTCGCTCGTGCGTGCAAGCGATGATGGGCTGAGCAGTACCCATGAAATTCTCATCCGCATGCATCCGCGTTTATCCGCGTCCCAAATTGATTTGTTCGGTTTCAGCACGCGCGATTTAGGATAGAAACCAGACTGAAATTGGACTCGATTTAGACCTGATTCTGATAGGCTTGGTCATGCCGGTTCGATGCCGCGTTGGGCATCCGCCATGACAGTCCCGCTGACGAGTGCCTCCAAAGTGTGTATCGCGCCTTTGGAGGCATTCACGCGTAAAGGACGCTTGATGAAACGATTCAATTTTACGTTCACGCTGATGGCGCGTGTCATCCTGCTCGTTTCGATTGGCTTGCTCTTGATGTTCGGCGGATTTGCGTTTCTGAGTTTGGAAGCCGTGCGCGAAAGTACTGATCGCGCGTTGCAAGAACGGATGCTTCTCGCGCAGATCACCGCCAGCCGCGTGGACGATTTGCTGCAACAAAAAATCACCTCGCTCCAAACCGTGCGGGATGAATCCCCGTTCGACCCCAATCGCGACAATCCAGAAACGCTCGCGCCAATTCTCCATACCTTCGCGCAACACCTCGGCGATTTCGTACAGTACGTCGCGGTAACCGATCGCGAAGGGAATGTGATTCTATCCGAACCGTTGATGCCGGAACTGGTCGGCGCGAATGTGGCTTCGAATCGCTACGCCCAAAAAGTGCTCAAGACCGGTCAGCCGGTCGTGTCCGGTTATTTCGCGCCGGAAAAGGTAGAATCCACCGCGGCGATTTTGGTTTCCACTTCAAAAAACAATGGCACAACGAATGGCGTCATCATCGCCGCGGTCAATCTCAAGCATCCCAGCATCAGTCATCTCCTCGGACCGTTAGGGCTGGGCAAACAGGGCTACGCCGAGATCGTAGATGAAGAAGGTTTTCCGCTCGCCAGCACATCGGAGGAACAATCGTGGCAGAACTGCCGCTATGGTGATCGCTTTGCCAGTTTGATTCGTGATCGCGGCACGGTGGTCGGGCAATGCCACGATTGTCACACCACATCGGCAACTCAGAAAAGACAAAACGGCGTGATGGCGTTTGCCGCGCTCACCACCGCGCCGTGGGGTATCGTCGTCCAACAAGATGAACGCGAGGCGTTCGCGTACACCAAAGAGTTGGAGCATAATCTGTCCTTGTTCGGCGGCGTCGCGTTTTTCATCACCCTCATCGTCGCGTGGCTCTTGACGCGCAGCGTGGTCAAGCCGGTCCAAACGTTGATCGCCGCCTCGCAACACATCGCGGCGGATGACTTGGCGCGACCGATTCCGCGCGTCGGCGGCGGCGAGGTGAGCATCCTGGGAGCGTCGCTGGACACTATGCGCGAGCGGCTGAAAAAATCCCTGGACGAGATCCAGGGATGGAATTCGGAACTCGAACAACGCGTGGAATCGCGCACGCAAGAGTTGGAACAAGCCGAGCAAAGTCGCCGCGAGTTGTTACGCAAACTGGTCGTCGCGCAAGAAGAAGAGCGCCGCGGGTTGGCGCGCGAACTGCATGACGAAACGAGCCAGGCGTTGACCGCGCTCGTCGTCGGATTGGAGACCGCCACGACCGCGCCGGCGGAGTCGGTGGACGTGATGAAAGCGCGGCTGAATCCGATCAAGGCGATGGCGACCGCGATGCTGCGCGAAATTCAGCGCATCATCCACGACTTGCGCCCCGCGATCCTGGACGACCTGGGATTGGTGCAAGCGATAGATTGGTACGCGGAAACGCGCCTCAAAGTGCATGGCATTCAGGTCGGCTTTGAGACCGCGGGCGTCGAAAAACGCTTGCCGTCCGAAGTCGAGACCGTCGTCTTTCGACTCGCGCAAGAAGCCATCAACAATATCGTGCGCCACGCTGGCGCAGAAGCGGTTAGCATCAGTCTGGAATTTGCGGACGATGCCGTTACGCTCGAAGTGGAAGACGACGGTTGTGGTTTCGATCCGGCAACCGCGCTATCCCCCGGAAAAGGGAATGCCACCTTTGGTCTCCTGGGAATGAAAGAACGCGCCGCTCTCTTTGGCGGAATCGTTAGCATCGAATCCAAGATTGAAGAGGGCACGAAAGTGACCGCCAAGATTCCGCTGAAAGGAACGAATGGGAATGGCAAAGATCCGAGTGTTGTTGGTGGACGATCACGCGATGTTGCGAGAAGGACTGAAGGCACTGCTCAGTCTGTGTGAAGATGTTCAGGTGGTCGCCGAAGCATCCGACGGACGCCAGGCGCTCACGGCGGTGCGCGAACATTTACCCGATGTGGTGATCATGGATATGGCAATGCCGGGTATGGACGGCTTGGAAGCGACACGGCGCATCATCAGGGATCGTCCGGAAACCAAGATTCTCGTGTTGAGCCAACACGATAACGAGCGGTACGTGTTGCCAATTCTCCAAGCCGGCGCGATGGGTTATGTGCTCAAGCGTTCGTTCGCCGGTGAGTTGGTCACCGCGATTCGGACGGTTTACCGGGGCGA
This sequence is a window from Chloroflexota bacterium. Protein-coding genes within it:
- a CDS encoding VOC family protein, with the protein product MTVLGLHHITLVSSNAQRTVDFYTRVLGQRLVKRTVNFDDPASYHLYFGDELGRPGSAITFFEWRDAPRGYPGIGGTHHLALQVADNAGLLKWKRRLTDLGIAVEGPLDRHYFHSIYFRDPDGVILEIATRGPGWTIDEAPARIGEAYREPPRAMIVRNRDEARIRAETWHAPVPHITPEMALAAGMHHITAIGSDIHRTHAFYGDLLGMRRVKMTSNFDDPTSAHWYWGAGDGKPGTLITYFERDPRSEPHARLGTGQTHHFALAVSDDNSQLEWREKLVRAGLGVSPVMDRVYFKSIYTRDPDGHIVELATAGPGFAVDEDASELGTHLRLPPWLEEHRADIEANLQPLAADALEPA
- a CDS encoding alpha/beta fold hydrolase, with the translated sequence MSPSLHRDEPVFITGAPLDRARIAMILMHGRGASAQDILTLGDEFARADVAYLAPQAANQTWYPFRFFEPIEKNEPWLSSALAVIGDLLARIAASGIPAERTVLAGFSQGACLVAEFAARHARRYGGVVALSGALIGPDGVTRPTTGTLDQTQVFLGCGEDDIHIPKERVLATERTLRARGGNVTTRFYSDVRHTIYADEIEFVRAMLEQIE
- a CDS encoding dienelactone hydrolase family protein: MSSQTPPIPPSPTTGGDDSLRNYLVTEFVEDYQEGHITRRDAIKKLAAIFGSAAFATNFLAACAPAPTAVPPTAMPPTAMPPPTTAPTAMPPTAMPPPTTAPTAMPPTAMPPTATATRAATSAATPAPTGNPVTINPNDPDIEARMVEYDSKTFKIAAYLAKPKGNGPFPIVLVCHENRGLLEHIKDVARRFAKAGYAALAVDLLSRDGGTEKVGANVPGVLGNAPPTQFVEDFQAGLKYMQAQTFVAKDKVGMTGFCFGGGITWRCATQMPELRAAVPYYGPNPPLEDIPNIKAAVLAMYGGTDTRINAGIPAVEDALKKANKTFEKIIYDGAGHAFNNDTGASYNANAAKDAWAKMLAWFDKYVKA
- a CDS encoding AAA family ATPase, with the translated sequence MAIRYNSIMPITRLYFLGTPKLELDDVPADITSVKSIALLALLAMQREPLARERILGMLWAESADDAARKNLRNALWSIRKALGEDVIRADDDHLSLGESVWVDAREMERIADSEWQIADGKSQIADVSSTIRLSPSAIALYRGEFLDGIALSDAPEFELWLTGIRERLAQAHLRLLAALVEQQRARADWREVITTARRALAHDNLQEPMYRALMHAHAQLGERAEALREYDALRAALERELGVAPLPETDALRDAIVAGTIRASEPPQPSPRARISRAAPLHTPLVGRRVEMDTLSDEWNLVQSGHTRVAIIVGELGIGKSRLWQEWSSTSAGNALVLETRCLDSTQSLPFAPLTRLFDRADLARRLFTPASPVAPTWLAEAARLLPGIRANLPSLPTSTPLSPEEECLRLFEALAQLLLALKQPLVMFVDDAHWADRASLDWLGFLTHRLADQPLLLVIAYRPEDAPAALSHVVARWAREGIARRLALARLTPAECAALTALLGGDPGSIERAQTQSAGNPYFLIELLRAAPNDIPPALGELVRARLAALPDAAQQIAQAAAVLESDFDLAMLRRTSGRDEEETLQALDVLLNANILVERQNQYEFAHPLVAAITREGIHRARRAFLHRRAAETLASVYGARVQPVAGRLAAHYTEANDPPRAARFAEIAAEHALALGAPDQAAQFYRQALANEPTPERQLGLGRVLQRQGELAAARASFEVAKREYERAGNLRGAARAQVNIAETYFPAGQFAEGQQALERALKYMDTDDDPLAHAMAHLMLGTGPTGNTLQTNEIENHLLEATRHAQEHNLPEIAARGQFALGNQRAERGNLRGALDAYTQSITFARAAGNDYQEILGHNNLAYHALLLGELDTAREHVAQGFAPAEARALRVALQYLHSTRGEIALAEKRWQDAEDDFRRGLVITESLGNHEQAASYRANLALVARGRGDLDAALIALEEARDAAARLNAPHLQAKIELWLAEVYAERGERAAFEEALARAEARLKDSGRGALQDWARRLREDKEVWTRTNADKRR
- a CDS encoding HAMP domain-containing protein, which produces MKRFNFTFTLMARVILLVSIGLLLMFGGFAFLSLEAVRESTDRALQERMLLAQITASRVDDLLQQKITSLQTVRDESPFDPNRDNPETLAPILHTFAQHLGDFVQYVAVTDREGNVILSEPLMPELVGANVASNRYAQKVLKTGQPVVSGYFAPEKVESTAAILVSTSKNNGTTNGVIIAAVNLKHPSISHLLGPLGLGKQGYAEIVDEEGFPLASTSEEQSWQNCRYGDRFASLIRDRGTVVGQCHDCHTTSATQKRQNGVMAFAALTTAPWGIVVQQDEREAFAYTKELEHNLSLFGGVAFFITLIVAWLLTRSVVKPVQTLIAASQHIAADDLARPIPRVGGGEVSILGASLDTMRERLKKSLDEIQGWNSELEQRVESRTQELEQAEQSRRELLRKLVVAQEEERRGLARELHDETSQALTALVVGLETATTAPAESVDVMKARLNPIKAMATAMLREIQRIIHDLRPAILDDLGLVQAIDWYAETRLKVHGIQVGFETAGVEKRLPSEVETVVFRLAQEAINNIVRHAGAEAVSISLEFADDAVTLEVEDDGCGFDPATALSPGKGNATFGLLGMKERAALFGGIVSIESKIEEGTKVTAKIPLKGTNGNGKDPSVVGGRSRDVARRTEGTAQSV
- a CDS encoding response regulator transcription factor; the protein is MAKIRVLLVDDHAMLREGLKALLSLCEDVQVVAEASDGRQALTAVREHLPDVVIMDMAMPGMDGLEATRRIIRDRPETKILVLSQHDNERYVLPILQAGAMGYVLKRSFAGELVTAIRTVYRGESFVPPSITKMLLDNYRQHADNGSETSDDVLTEREKEVLKLVAEGRSSQDIAELLGLSKKTVMCHRANIMTKLGIHNRASLVKYAISRGLIELDA